One Echinicola strongylocentroti DNA window includes the following coding sequences:
- a CDS encoding sensor histidine kinase, producing MDRSRLYWIFQIFGWSAFAVINLFFVSLIRGITSVQIGAYLSLGAFYFVSTHYFRHIIKSQVWFNFNLSKLLINAFLALLVLSFANVIATVLINWIFGILRAQEDLKPIVLLVNMFISFLYYALWAMMYFLYHFLENYNTTLKYQAKINEVKLNQLRNQLNPHFIFNALNSVRALVDENPPKSKEAITQLSNILRYSLIMDKKRTIDFSDEIKIVRDYLDLESIRFEERLEVSYDIEKKAYHYKIPPMMLQTIVENAIKHGISNLMRGGLIHIKCSVGLADDLYISVKNSGQLKNTTNRRENDGSGHGISNTIQRLKLIYGSKAYFKMRNFDSEFVVTEIKIPKQSTKLD from the coding sequence ATGGATAGGAGCAGATTATATTGGATATTTCAGATTTTTGGATGGTCGGCATTTGCAGTGATCAACCTGTTTTTTGTCTCACTGATACGGGGCATTACCTCCGTACAGATAGGCGCATACCTGTCCTTGGGTGCTTTTTACTTTGTGTCCACTCATTACTTTCGACATATTATCAAAAGTCAAGTCTGGTTCAACTTCAACCTTTCCAAGCTGTTGATCAATGCATTTTTGGCCCTGTTGGTTTTGAGCTTCGCCAATGTCATCGCCACGGTATTGATCAACTGGATTTTTGGCATATTAAGGGCGCAGGAAGATTTGAAGCCCATTGTACTGTTGGTAAATATGTTCATAAGCTTCCTTTATTATGCCCTGTGGGCAATGATGTACTTTCTTTATCATTTTCTCGAAAACTACAATACCACCCTAAAGTACCAAGCCAAGATCAATGAAGTCAAGCTGAATCAACTAAGAAACCAGCTGAACCCGCATTTTATATTCAATGCGCTGAACAGCGTAAGGGCCTTGGTGGATGAAAACCCACCTAAATCCAAAGAGGCGATCACCCAGCTCAGCAATATCCTTCGTTACTCCCTGATCATGGACAAAAAACGCACAATAGACTTTAGTGACGAAATCAAAATCGTGCGGGACTATCTTGACCTGGAAAGCATCCGATTTGAAGAACGACTGGAGGTATCCTATGATATTGAAAAAAAAGCTTACCACTACAAAATCCCACCTATGATGCTTCAGACCATTGTAGAAAACGCCATCAAGCATGGGATTTCTAACCTGATGCGTGGTGGCTTGATTCATATAAAATGTTCTGTTGGGCTGGCCGACGACCTCTATATTTCAGTAAAAAACAGTGGACAGTTAAAAAATACCACAAACCGCAGAGAAAATGATGGCAGTGGCCATGGCATTTCCAATACTATCCAACGATTAAAATTAATCTATGGCAGCAAAGCCTACTTCAAAATGAGGAATTTTGATAGTGAGTTTGTGGTCACAGAAATTAAAATTCCAAAACAAAGTACTAAATTGGACTAA
- a CDS encoding LytR/AlgR family response regulator transcription factor, translating to MRALVIDDERLARKELISLLSAIEDVEVIGEAVNVDDAKEKISNLHPEVIFLDIQMPEKTGFDLLSEMEAVPDVIFTTAYDEFALKAFEVNALDYLLKPIEPARLSEAIEKLKNKLKNNAVSTKDEEKITIEGDKKLSLDDQVFVKDGDRCWFVKLEHVRLFESDGNYIKVYFGNNKPMIHKSLNALDERLDEKSFFRASRKHIINLSWVEGIEPWFNGGLVVTLKGGDRIEVSRRQAARFKDMMSL from the coding sequence ATGCGCGCACTAGTAATCGATGACGAAAGACTGGCAAGGAAAGAGCTGATCAGCCTATTATCCGCAATTGAGGATGTGGAAGTAATAGGAGAAGCAGTCAATGTAGATGATGCAAAGGAAAAGATAAGCAACCTCCATCCCGAGGTGATATTTTTGGACATCCAGATGCCCGAAAAAACAGGCTTTGATCTTTTGTCTGAGATGGAAGCTGTACCAGACGTAATATTTACCACTGCTTATGACGAGTTTGCACTAAAGGCATTCGAAGTAAATGCCCTCGACTATCTTCTGAAGCCCATAGAGCCTGCCAGATTGTCTGAAGCAATAGAGAAGCTGAAAAATAAGTTGAAAAATAATGCAGTTTCTACCAAAGATGAGGAAAAAATTACGATAGAAGGAGATAAAAAGCTATCTTTGGATGATCAGGTTTTTGTAAAAGACGGTGATCGCTGCTGGTTTGTCAAGTTGGAACATGTTCGCTTGTTTGAATCCGATGGCAACTATATCAAAGTGTATTTCGGCAATAATAAACCCATGATCCACAAATCGCTGAATGCATTGGACGAACGCTTGGATGAAAAGTCTTTTTTCAGGGCCAGCAGAAAACACATAATCAATCTAAGCTGGGTAGAGGGAATAGAGCCTTGGTTTAATGGCGGACTGGTAGTGACCCTAAAAGGTGGTGACCGTATTGAAGTAAGCCGTCGCCAAGCCGCCAGATTTAAGGACATGATGAGTTTATAA
- a CDS encoding LytR/AlgR family response regulator transcription factor, which translates to MKEERILVVEDDPDIAENIEEILELLGYVNIDIANSANQAIKVIKKYRPDLVFMDIKLKGDKDGIELGEIIQQMVDAPIVYVTSYSDPSIIERAKRIHPAGFIVKPFNTNDIHAIVEIVLYNRRTQTTSSESPKPSAESPYLVADAVYIKSDNAYERVDYGDIYYVEANGNMVSIFTKNKTYTIRKSMKEMEEKLPSNLFLRVQKSYIVQLGQIASFSTKEINLKDGAVVQVGRQYYNSFLAKLNTITES; encoded by the coding sequence ATGAAAGAAGAAAGAATACTGGTTGTAGAGGACGATCCGGACATTGCTGAAAACATAGAGGAAATCCTCGAACTTTTAGGATATGTCAATATCGACATTGCCAATTCTGCTAATCAAGCTATTAAGGTGATCAAAAAATACCGGCCAGACTTGGTATTTATGGACATCAAGCTGAAAGGTGACAAGGACGGTATTGAGCTAGGGGAAATCATCCAGCAAATGGTGGATGCACCGATTGTTTACGTTACTTCTTATAGTGACCCCAGCATCATCGAGCGCGCCAAGCGTATTCACCCTGCTGGGTTTATCGTAAAGCCGTTTAATACCAATGATATTCATGCGATCGTTGAAATCGTCCTGTACAACAGACGGACACAAACGACGAGCTCAGAATCGCCAAAGCCTAGTGCCGAGAGCCCCTATTTGGTGGCGGATGCTGTCTATATCAAATCGGATAATGCTTATGAGCGCGTGGATTACGGTGACATCTATTACGTGGAGGCCAACGGAAACATGGTGTCCATTTTTACCAAAAACAAAACCTATACCATACGCAAGTCCATGAAAGAAATGGAGGAAAAACTTCCTTCCAATCTTTTCTTGCGTGTTCAAAAATCCTACATCGTCCAACTCGGGCAGATCGCAAGCTTCAGCACCAAAGAGATCAACCTCAAGGACGGTGCAGTTGTTCAGGTGGGCCGCCAGTATTACAACAGTTTCTTGGCCAAACTGAACACCATTACAGAGAGTTAA
- a CDS encoding AAA family ATPase, translating to MIQSFKIKNFKSYREAELTLAPLTVMIGANASGKSNAIEAVRFLSWIAQGQKLSSLQFEINKSDTAIRGKIGDLIHKGSSFFSIGCTVRDNKEDKIWNLAIDLAIRDNKEIHISKESIENQKNGEVLYKSTKPTDGPATEISVAYNNFARGGKKPQVICSDQLGIFTQLTRKGIFPTSHKTSRLKIPHVTQLTEGLLKSILFLDPSPQSMREYSFIDSNGLLGNGSNISAVLFQLIENNSDNKIALLSFIKSLPEQDISDIGFLKGPRGEVMLTLTETFGGDRREIDAGNLSDGTLRVLAIGAALLSAPENGMVIIEEIDNGVHPSRAEELLSNISETAKRRNLTILLSTHNPALMDAVPSSAIQDVVFCYRDKKDGTSKLISLKDVPDYPELIIQESLGDLVTKETLSRYVKSQENADEKVKKALNWLESIK from the coding sequence ATGATACAGTCCTTTAAAATTAAGAACTTTAAAAGCTATCGTGAAGCAGAACTGACACTTGCACCTTTGACTGTCATGATCGGTGCCAATGCCTCTGGAAAAAGTAATGCCATTGAAGCTGTACGTTTCTTAAGCTGGATAGCACAAGGACAAAAGCTTTCGAGTTTACAATTTGAGATTAACAAAAGTGATACGGCAATAAGAGGCAAAATTGGGGATTTAATACATAAAGGCTCTTCATTCTTTTCTATTGGCTGTACAGTTCGGGATAATAAAGAAGACAAAATATGGAATTTAGCTATTGATTTAGCTATTCGTGACAATAAAGAAATTCATATTTCCAAAGAATCAATAGAGAATCAAAAAAATGGTGAAGTTTTATACAAAAGTACAAAACCAACCGATGGACCTGCTACCGAGATTTCAGTAGCATATAATAATTTTGCAAGAGGAGGTAAAAAACCACAGGTGATCTGTTCAGACCAGCTGGGTATATTTACCCAACTTACACGAAAAGGGATATTTCCTACAAGCCATAAAACTTCACGTTTAAAGATTCCGCACGTTACTCAATTAACAGAAGGGCTACTTAAATCTATACTGTTTTTAGACCCGTCTCCTCAGTCTATGCGCGAATACAGTTTTATTGATAGCAATGGACTTTTAGGAAATGGAAGTAATATTTCAGCTGTACTTTTTCAACTCATTGAAAACAATTCGGACAATAAGATTGCCTTACTGAGTTTTATTAAGAGTCTTCCGGAACAGGATATTTCTGATATAGGTTTTTTGAAAGGGCCTAGAGGAGAAGTTATGCTAACGTTGACAGAGACTTTTGGGGGGGATCGACGAGAAATTGATGCCGGTAACTTATCAGACGGAACACTTCGAGTATTGGCTATCGGAGCAGCGTTATTATCTGCTCCAGAAAATGGAATGGTTATTATCGAAGAAATTGATAACGGAGTACATCCTAGCAGAGCTGAAGAGCTTTTAAGCAATATCAGTGAAACAGCTAAACGGAGGAATCTAACGATTTTGCTGAGCACTCATAATCCTGCATTAATGGATGCTGTTCCTTCAAGTGCAATACAGGATGTGGTCTTCTGCTATAGAGACAAAAAAGACGGAACATCTAAGCTTATCTCGCTTAAGGATGTTCCGGATTATCCTGAGCTTATCATTCAAGAAAGCTTAGGAGATTTGGTTACCAAAGAAACATTATCCCGATATGTAAAGAGCCAAGAAAATGCTGATGAAAAAGTCAAAAAAGCACTCAATTGGCTGGAATCTATAAAATAA